In Chloroflexota bacterium, one DNA window encodes the following:
- a CDS encoding nucleoside hydrolase, with product MENSPSLSDATRVARLQPPADVVRMVLDTDTYNEVDDQFALVYALRSPEWVKVEAIYAAPYSHHSTSPAEGMELSYKEILRLLELLHISPDGWVFKGASGYLKPGLQPRESPAAIDLVARAMNTPKDDPLYVVAIGAITNVASAILMEPRIIERIVVVWLGGNALHWPHTREYNLGQDVPAARLVFDCGVPLVHIPCEGVTTHLATTIPELERYLQGHSAIGDYLVDIVRNYETDHFGWSKVIWDIATIAYLIDSAWVPAPLIHSPILTDQVTWSFDRSRHLIRSAAFVYRDPIFRDLFTKLQKTA from the coding sequence ACGTTGTGCGCATGGTGTTGGATACCGACACCTATAACGAAGTCGATGACCAGTTTGCTTTGGTGTATGCGCTGCGATCCCCGGAATGGGTAAAAGTAGAGGCGATCTATGCCGCACCCTATAGCCACCACTCGACCAGCCCCGCTGAGGGCATGGAACTCAGCTATAAAGAAATTTTACGGCTGCTGGAACTTTTGCATATATCACCGGATGGTTGGGTCTTCAAAGGGGCGTCCGGATACCTGAAACCTGGCTTGCAGCCCCGGGAAAGCCCGGCTGCCATCGATCTGGTGGCGCGCGCGATGAACACTCCAAAGGATGATCCGCTTTACGTGGTGGCGATTGGCGCTATCACCAATGTAGCCTCTGCCATCTTGATGGAACCCCGGATCATCGAACGGATTGTGGTGGTCTGGTTGGGGGGGAACGCGCTTCACTGGCCACATACCAGAGAGTACAATCTGGGGCAGGATGTTCCGGCAGCCAGATTGGTTTTCGACTGTGGCGTGCCGCTGGTGCACATCCCCTGTGAGGGGGTAACCACCCACCTGGCAACGACCATTCCCGAGCTGGAGCGATATCTACAAGGCCACAGCGCCATCGGTGATTACCTGGTCGATATTGTTCGGAACTATGAGACCGATCATTTCGGCTGGTCGAAGGTAATCTGGGATATCGCTACGATCGCTTATCTCATCGATTCTGCCTGGGTGCCGGCGCCTCTTATCCACAGCCCAATTCTCACCGATCAGGTCACCTGGAGTTTCGACCGATCGCGTCATCTCATTCGTTCAGCCGCCTTTGTTTACCGCGATCCCATCTTCCGGGATTTATTTACGAAGCTACAAAAAACTGCATAA
- a CDS encoding acetylesterase: MTADYQHLGIYSDWVAKAQEQQTLYSRIPHGPETQRKVRHVLGFTSLSENPADVQIEARWERDGVAGEVVSWSVGYGPRSEAWLLKPANADGPLPGVVALHDHSGIKYYGKEKIAAGPVPVRPSLAPLWDLEYGGRPYANALAKDGFVVLVHDTFTWGSRRFPFQAMPQELRDSVTVADDSRLSWRQGNYGTSREASQYDEAAALHEHLVEKYCRQLGTTYAGVISHEDRIAVNYLQSRPDVIAERVGCIGLSGGGCRSGLLQATCDQIKAAVVVGMMSTYEALLDRHIASHTWMLFPDGWARYGDWPDLVACRAPSPLLVQYDLHDELFPVAGMRAADKRLAEHYRQAGHPDAYQGEFYPGPHKFDLEMQASAFAWLKRQLRA, from the coding sequence ATGACTGCCGATTACCAACATCTAGGAATCTACAGCGATTGGGTTGCAAAAGCCCAGGAACAGCAAACGCTCTACTCACGAATACCACATGGCCCCGAAACCCAGCGAAAAGTGCGCCATGTCTTGGGATTCACCTCCCTCTCTGAAAACCCGGCAGATGTGCAGATCGAAGCCCGTTGGGAACGTGACGGCGTGGCCGGAGAAGTGGTCTCCTGGTCGGTCGGGTATGGCCCGCGCAGCGAAGCATGGCTGTTGAAACCGGCCAATGCCGATGGCCCCCTTCCGGGCGTTGTTGCTCTGCACGACCACAGCGGGATCAAGTATTACGGCAAAGAGAAAATCGCCGCCGGACCGGTGCCGGTGAGGCCCAGCCTGGCTCCGTTGTGGGACCTGGAATACGGCGGGCGGCCATATGCAAACGCTCTGGCCAAAGACGGATTCGTCGTGCTGGTACACGATACCTTTACCTGGGGCAGCCGCCGCTTCCCGTTCCAGGCCATGCCTCAAGAACTCAGGGATTCGGTCACTGTTGCAGATGATTCGCGCCTCTCCTGGCGGCAGGGAAATTATGGGACCTCACGTGAGGCGTCTCAATACGATGAGGCGGCTGCGCTGCATGAGCACCTGGTGGAAAAGTATTGCCGCCAGTTGGGCACTACCTATGCTGGCGTCATCAGCCATGAAGACCGGATTGCGGTGAATTATCTGCAGTCGCGCCCTGATGTGATCGCAGAACGAGTTGGATGTATTGGGCTTTCCGGCGGCGGCTGTCGTTCCGGGCTGCTGCAAGCGACTTGCGATCAAATCAAGGCAGCCGTAGTGGTGGGCATGATGAGTACCTATGAAGCTTTGCTGGATCGCCATATTGCCTCACACACCTGGATGCTTTTCCCAGACGGTTGGGCGCGCTATGGCGACTGGCCTGACCTGGTGGCCTGCCGCGCCCCCTCCCCCCTGTTGGTACAGTACGATTTGCACGACGAGCTGTTCCCTGTGGCTGGAATGCGGGCAGCAGACAAGCGTCTGGCCGAACATTATCGCCAGGCTGGCCATCCCGACGCCTACCAGGGTGAGTTTTATCCCGGACCTCACAAGTTTGACCTGGAGATGCAGGCATCGGCGTTTGCCTGGTTGAAAAGGCAATTGCGCGCATGA
- a CDS encoding OsmC family protein: MDNMIIDFPGGARVDAHFGPFSIVTDQPPVASAPTPFATFLASLGTCAGIYVLGFCQQRGIPTDNVRIVQSLDSDPVTRLTTKIKLDIQLPAEFPEKYKKAVIRSASQCAVKKHIENPPAFEISTSTNGT, encoded by the coding sequence ATGGATAATATGATCATCGATTTCCCCGGTGGCGCCCGCGTCGACGCCCACTTTGGCCCCTTCAGTATAGTGACTGACCAACCACCTGTTGCCTCAGCCCCCACCCCTTTCGCTACCTTCCTGGCCTCCCTCGGCACCTGCGCCGGCATCTACGTGCTCGGCTTCTGCCAGCAGCGCGGCATCCCAACCGACAATGTCCGTATCGTGCAAAGCCTGGATTCCGATCCCGTCACGCGCCTGACCACCAAGATCAAGCTCGATATCCAGCTTCCAGCGGAATTCCCGGAAAAGTACAAAAAGGCGGTGATTCGCTCGGCCAGCCAGTGCGCGGTCAAGAAGCATATCGAGAACCCGCCCGCGTTCGAAATTTCCACGTCAACCAACGGCACCTGA
- a CDS encoding saccharopine dehydrogenase NADP-binding domain-containing protein translates to MSLSKATEFQNILILGGYGNTGWPIAELLLQETDYRVVVAGRNQEKAEIAAAALNSRFGGDRAATAVVDAANAESLRQAMTDVGLVVVASSTAEYVENVATAALIAGIDYCDVQYATAKLGVLQGMAERIQAEGRCFITDGGFHPGLPAALVRYIAPRFDQLDSARVGSVIKIDWSGLEFSPATMKEMLTEFLDFELLEFKEGEWRKASWWSMWKPLTMDFGPPFDRQYCVPMFLEEMRSLPERYPSLHETGFFVGGFNWFVDWIVMPVGLPLLKLSPDRMARPVGNVMEWGLRRFSRPPYGTLLKLEAEGLSAGKRQRIDLTLSHPDGYLFTAIPMVACLLQYLDRSARRPGLWLQAHIVEPERMMADMERLGIAVQMERRVAV, encoded by the coding sequence ATGTCATTGTCAAAAGCAACAGAGTTCCAGAACATCCTCATCCTGGGCGGTTACGGCAACACGGGATGGCCTATCGCCGAACTGCTCTTGCAGGAAACAGATTACCGGGTGGTGGTGGCTGGGCGGAACCAGGAGAAGGCCGAGATTGCGGCCGCTGCACTCAACAGCCGTTTCGGCGGTGACCGGGCGGCGACCGCTGTTGTCGACGCTGCCAATGCAGAGAGCCTGCGCCAGGCCATGACCGACGTTGGTCTGGTGGTCGTGGCCTCCAGCACGGCCGAATACGTGGAGAACGTCGCCACGGCCGCGCTGATCGCGGGCATCGACTATTGCGACGTGCAGTATGCCACCGCGAAACTGGGTGTCTTGCAGGGGATGGCGGAACGAATCCAGGCGGAAGGCCGTTGTTTTATCACCGACGGCGGATTCCATCCCGGCCTGCCGGCGGCGCTGGTGCGCTACATCGCCCCCCGTTTCGACCAGCTCGACAGCGCCAGGGTGGGCAGTGTCATCAAGATCGACTGGAGCGGCCTGGAGTTCAGCCCTGCTACCATGAAGGAGATGTTGACGGAATTTCTGGACTTCGAACTGCTGGAGTTCAAGGAAGGTGAGTGGCGAAAGGCCAGTTGGTGGTCCATGTGGAAACCGCTGACCATGGACTTCGGCCCCCCCTTCGACCGGCAATACTGCGTGCCCATGTTCCTGGAGGAAATGCGTTCGCTGCCGGAACGCTACCCATCCCTGCACGAAACCGGTTTTTTTGTCGGCGGCTTTAACTGGTTTGTCGACTGGATCGTCATGCCGGTGGGGCTGCCCTTGCTCAAGCTGTCGCCCGATCGGATGGCGCGGCCGGTGGGCAACGTGATGGAATGGGGGCTGCGACGCTTCTCAAGACCGCCATACGGGACACTTCTGAAACTGGAAGCCGAGGGACTGAGTGCGGGCAAACGACAACGCATCGACCTCACTCTCTCCCATCCCGACGGTTATCTGTTCACCGCCATCCCGATGGTGGCCTGCCTGCTGCAATACCTGGATCGATCAGCCAGACGCCCGGGGCTGTGGCTGCAGGCACACATCGTCGAACCGGAACGGATGATGGCCGACATGGAGCGGTTAGGTATCGCCGTGCAGATGGAGCGTAGAGTGGCTGTTTGA
- a CDS encoding DUF308 domain-containing protein: MTDNRSWWLHLIEAIVALVLGLYILISPIGASTNLGLALALFLTVAGLVQTISGLWHSGRSGTKTDMVRGLIGLIGGGVLLLLYFMGWIGLTSGYTILAIVLILFGAVGLYEQFFDRGSKRLSWMAVIVNGLLLLLGVLVFVFRTQEADMAQWAGIILVVIGLGMGAYALFVERNAESEPEPEKVTVQPEKPLIEPEEPPPSTEV, translated from the coding sequence ATGACCGACAACAGATCCTGGTGGCTGCACCTGATCGAGGCCATCGTAGCCCTGGTCCTCGGACTGTACATACTGATCTCTCCAATCGGCGCCAGCACAAATCTCGGACTGGCCCTGGCCCTCTTCCTGACCGTTGCCGGCCTTGTGCAAACCATCAGTGGCCTCTGGCACAGCGGTAGGTCCGGCACCAAAACCGACATGGTTCGTGGCTTGATCGGCCTGATCGGTGGCGGCGTTCTGCTGCTCCTGTATTTTATGGGTTGGATAGGTCTTACGTCGGGCTACACCATCCTGGCCATCGTGCTGATTCTCTTCGGTGCCGTGGGCCTGTACGAACAATTCTTTGACCGCGGCAGCAAACGACTCAGCTGGATGGCGGTGATCGTCAATGGCCTGCTGCTCCTGCTGGGTGTCCTGGTGTTTGTCTTCCGGACTCAGGAGGCCGACATGGCCCAGTGGGCCGGGATCATCCTGGTTGTCATCGGCCTGGGCATGGGTGCCTATGCGCTTTTCGTGGAGCGGAATGCCGAATCTGAGCCGGAGCCGGAAAAGGTCACAGTTCAACCCGAGAAACCGCTGATCGAACCGGAGGAGCCGCCGCCGAGCACGGAAGTCTAG
- a CDS encoding aldo/keto reductase: MPVEHKRLGKHGVLVSNLCLGTMNFGWHSTEEESFAIMDRALELGINFFDTADVYGWAVEHGSTEEIIGRWFAQGGGRRDAVVLATKVYNPVTRKANLSEPNADGQSLSAMKIKKHCEGSLGRLQTDWIDLYQMHHIDLDCPWDETWQAFDALVKQGKVVYVGSSNFAGWDIATACQEASKRGMMGLVSEQSIYHLDNRMIELEVIPACRHYGLGLIPWSPLAGGLLGGALEKLETGRRTGEEFEKRVEENREKLERYEGLCREMGEPPAAVALAWLLHNPVVTAPIIGPRTIEQLESAVHATEITLDEDVLKQLDEIFPGPGGEAPMAYAW, from the coding sequence ATGCCAGTTGAACACAAACGCTTGGGAAAGCACGGGGTTCTGGTCAGCAATCTCTGCCTGGGAACCATGAACTTCGGTTGGCACAGCACAGAAGAAGAGAGCTTTGCCATCATGGACCGGGCGCTCGAGCTGGGTATCAATTTTTTCGATACAGCCGACGTCTACGGATGGGCTGTGGAACATGGTTCAACCGAGGAGATCATTGGTCGATGGTTTGCGCAGGGTGGGGGCAGGCGCGATGCGGTGGTCCTTGCCACCAAGGTTTACAATCCTGTGACCCGCAAGGCCAATCTGTCAGAACCAAACGCGGACGGCCAGAGTCTCTCCGCCATGAAGATCAAAAAACACTGCGAGGGAAGCCTCGGACGTCTGCAGACCGACTGGATTGATCTGTACCAGATGCACCATATCGACCTCGATTGCCCCTGGGATGAGACCTGGCAGGCCTTTGATGCGCTGGTCAAGCAGGGCAAGGTGGTCTATGTGGGTTCCAGTAATTTCGCCGGCTGGGACATCGCCACTGCCTGCCAGGAGGCATCGAAGCGGGGCATGATGGGCCTGGTCAGCGAGCAGAGCATCTATCACCTGGACAACCGGATGATCGAATTGGAGGTCATACCGGCATGCAGGCACTACGGTCTGGGACTGATCCCCTGGAGTCCCCTGGCCGGCGGGCTGTTGGGCGGTGCTCTTGAAAAGCTGGAGACTGGCCGGCGCACCGGTGAGGAGTTTGAGAAGAGGGTTGAGGAGAATCGGGAGAAGCTTGAACGCTACGAGGGACTCTGTCGGGAAATGGGTGAGCCTCCGGCGGCGGTTGCCCTGGCATGGCTGCTGCACAATCCAGTGGTTACCGCTCCGATCATCGGTCCGCGGACCATCGAACAGCTCGAAAGTGCGGTACACGCTACTGAAATCACCCTGGATGAGGATGTGCTGAAACAGCTGGATGAGATTTTCCCGGGCCCTGGCGGCGAAGCGCCTATGGCCTACGCCTGGTAA
- a CDS encoding SDR family oxidoreductase has product MNSTSQVLQEDALRGRVCLITGASRALGAAIARRMATYGADVIVNYHRSHEAASTLCAELEAMGVRALPIQADVTCPEEAKHLVVETRQQMGRADILVNNVGPYADRPFLELSLNDFDRVLAGNVRATFMLSRLVGCSMKEQGGGQIINIAATDLYHRSHSVYGLAKAGIQYLTEAMALELAPEVQVFALAPDLIGDNEDMSSDELVQRSIAATPMNRLVTRSEIAEMVCLLCAPAFAMATGHTFVLDGGRSIPRIAAGDSGGV; this is encoded by the coding sequence ATGAACTCGACGTCTCAGGTTTTGCAAGAAGATGCGCTCAGGGGAAGGGTCTGTCTGATAACGGGAGCATCTCGCGCATTGGGGGCGGCCATCGCGCGCCGGATGGCCACCTATGGTGCTGATGTAATCGTCAACTACCACCGGTCCCACGAGGCGGCCAGCACCTTGTGCGCTGAATTGGAGGCGATGGGGGTGCGGGCTCTGCCGATTCAGGCAGATGTCACGTGCCCGGAAGAGGCAAAACACCTGGTGGTTGAAACCCGACAGCAGATGGGCCGCGCCGACATCCTCGTCAACAACGTCGGCCCTTATGCGGATAGGCCCTTTCTCGAACTGTCGTTGAATGATTTTGACCGAGTTTTGGCGGGCAATGTCCGGGCAACGTTCATGCTGTCCCGACTGGTTGGCTGCAGTATGAAGGAACAGGGGGGCGGTCAGATCATCAATATCGCAGCTACCGACCTTTACCATCGTAGCCATTCCGTCTATGGCCTTGCCAAGGCGGGAATTCAATACCTGACAGAAGCCATGGCTCTGGAACTCGCACCGGAGGTCCAGGTCTTTGCGCTGGCGCCCGATCTGATCGGCGACAACGAGGATATGTCATCAGATGAACTTGTACAACGGTCGATAGCCGCCACACCTATGAACCGGTTGGTGACGCGCTCCGAGATTGCTGAGATGGTGTGTCTGCTTTGTGCCCCTGCCTTCGCCATGGCTACCGGCCATACTTTCGTGCTGGATGGGGGACGCAGTATCCCTCGCATTGCCGCAGGAGACTCAGGAGGTGTGTAA